The Flavobacterium galactosidilyticum nucleotide sequence ATCGGCCATTTCATTCGCTGATATTGGCGCTTGATAACCTGGAAAAGCTTCTTCAAGCATTTCTGTTTGAACAGAACCTAAAGCCAAAACATTAAAAGAAATTCCACGATCTTTATATTCTTCTGCTAATAATTCCATAAGCGTAATTACAGCTCCTTTACTTGAACTATAAGCCGCAAGTCCAGAAAATTTAAGACTTCCTTGAATTCCTCCCATAGAACTAACAGCGACTACGTGACTACCTTTTTGTAAATAAGGCAAAGCGATACGAGTCAAATTTGCAACAGCAAAAACATTGACTTTATAGATATTTTCAAAATCTTGTTTCGTAGTTTCTGAAAATGGTTTCAATATTAAACTTCCGGCATTATGAATAATAGCGTCTATTTGTTTCCAAGATTTATACAAAAAATCGTTTACCTTAACTAACTCCGATTCATTAGACAAATCAACTGAAAGACAAGTGATGTT carries:
- a CDS encoding SDR family NAD(P)-dependent oxidoreductase — its product is MKNIIITGTSRGIGHELALQFANAGHHVLAISRKIPQTLLGNKNITCLSVDLSNESELVKVNDFLYKSWKQIDAIIHNAGSLILKPFSETTKQDFENIYKVNVFAVANLTRIALPYLQKGSHVVAVSSMGGIQGSLKFSGLAAYSSSKGAVITLMELLAEEYKDRGISFNVLALGSVQTEMLEEAFPGYQAPISANEMADYIFNFTLTGNKYFNGKVLQVSSTNP